In one window of Lynx canadensis isolate LIC74 chromosome A3, mLynCan4.pri.v2, whole genome shotgun sequence DNA:
- the LOC115511201 gene encoding LOW QUALITY PROTEIN: L-lactate dehydrogenase B chain-like (The sequence of the model RefSeq protein was modified relative to this genomic sequence to represent the inferred CDS: inserted 4 bases in 3 codons) — protein sequence MATLEKKLIAPVAEEETVPNNKTTVCPTGQVDMACAISVLGKSLVDELALVDXLEDKLKGEMMHLQHGSLCFQTPNIMADKDYSVISNSKTVVVTAGVLQQEEESRLNLVQRNINVFKCIISQLVKYSPDSTIIEVSSPVDILTYVTRELSGLPKHHVIGSGCNNLNSARFCCHVAEKVGILPRSYRGWIWGEHGNSSVSGWSGVHVXGVSLQELNPDLGGGSSSETWKKXVESTYDVIKLKGYTNRATGSSVTDLTESMLKNLSRIHPMSTMVKEMYGTENEVFLSLPCFLNAQGLTSVTNWKLKDDLRGRETLWVIQKDLKLTCDFWLLGCRNLNPTT from the exons ATGGCAACTCTTGAGAAAAAACTGATTGCACCagttgcagaagaggaaactgtcCCAAACAATAAGACCactgt CTGTCCAACAGGACAAGTCGATATGGCATGTGCCATCAGCGTTCTAGGAAAGTCTCTGGTTGATGAACTTGCCCTTGTGG TTTTGGAAGATAAACTCAAAGGAGAAATGATGCATCTGCAACATGGGAGCTTATGTTTTCAGACACCTAACATTATGGCAGATAAAGATTACTCTGTGATTTCCAATTCTAAGACTGTGGTGGTAACTGCAGGAGTCctccagcaggaggaagagagcCGTCTCAATCTGGTGCAGAGGAATATTAATGTcttcaaatgtattatttctcAGCTAGTCAAGTACAGTCCTGACTCCACCATAATTGAGGTTTCCAGCCCAGTGGATATTCTCACATATGTTACCAGGGAATTAAGTGGGCTACCCAAGCACCATGTGATTGGAAGTGGGTGTAATAATCTGAATTCTGCTAGATTTTGTTGTCATGTGGCTGAAAAAGTTGGCATCCTTCCCAGAAGTTACCGTGGATGGATTTGGGGAGAACATGGCAACTCAAGCGTGTCTGGGTGGAGTGGAGTGCATG GAGGGGTTTCTCTCCAGGAACTGAATCCAGACTTGGGAGGAGGCAGTAGCAGTGAAACTTGGAAGAA GGTTGAAAGTACCTATGATGTCATCAAGCTAAAAGGATATACCAACAGGGCTACTGGATCAAGTGTGACTGATCTCACTGAATCCATGTTGAAAAATCTATCCAGGATTCATCCAATGTCCACAATGGTGAAGGAAATGTATGGCACTGAGAACGAAGTCTTCCTGAGCCTTCCGTGTTTCCTGAACGCTCAGGGATTAACCAGCGTTACCAACTGGAAGCTGAAGGATGAtttaaggggcagagagaccttATGGGTCATCCAGAAAGACCTAAAATTGACCTGTGACTTCTGGCTTCTGGGCTGTAGAAATTTAAACCCTACAACGTGA